A segment of the Necator americanus strain Aroian chromosome IV, whole genome shotgun sequence genome:
taagcgacgaagatagtcgaagctggtgttggaccacatcttctcatccgcagatgtccgattcgggtcgtaagttaatcgaaagagtcgatgttctttgccatactcgtgttgacgaggacgccaactccaccaacacctctactgtcgcatgttcctatgaacaattcttctccagtttcatatacggcgttgagagggtgatgTCGTcacgtctcggtcagtccgatgacgtcgtacttgatcttcttggctagcatcatcagatcttcgatggccgcttccgatgcaagcgttataagtacagatcgccatcctagtccttttccgttttggtagcctacatgactcctgcaaccccgtcctacctggcgctaccgtaccaggctttcctccggaatcaggagactcttttctattactgtgttttgcttaaaaattttaaaacccatgggcaggttgcaagcctctagtcccatgagtttttgggagaacttccgttctctcGGAGTGGACAtttggagcttatttgttggaagcGACTCCGAagcgcctcccttgcacctcccagtcacttgattgcaggcttttggccggaccgacgtgcgggatacaacgATGTCATGAGtgagtcctggctcagcagaaacagggagtccatcctgaatccacctgcgtctttGGGCAAGCATAAGGTCGCTTTTGgcccgcgattagccccctatccgccacccggggacgcaccacgtagcctcgcaactaaccggctgtgatccctctagtgagggagatccgtggttcCGCCCAATATGTACACGGAAAGTACCACAGAATAATCAAGAAGATCATTCTCGATGTTATTGTAGTAACATGCACGTTCAATTTGAAAGTAGACTAGTATTTCACGAAACGAAACGAGAAATCGCTAATTTTTCTGGTGCACACAAATTCACTTACAACAAAATGTCATCCAATTTGTCTTCAGTGACTTTCTTTATACGCAGTCTAGTCTAAATTTGCATCCCCTACTTCCCTACGTCGATActttctggactttttttCCGCAAAGCACCTATTCGTTTAGTTGTTTTGTGAAGCACTCTACCCCGCTCCGACATTGATGTGATTCCGATGCATTCGCTTTCAGAATTACATTCAGCGTAGTGTCTGAGCATTGAGTTGCTGTCTACAAGCATGTTACCGCCCGTGTTAAATGAAGTTTTACAGCTTCCCCTCAGTGCCATCTTTGAGTTGTCCATCGTTGCCTTTCCTATTGCTGCATCGATCTGGAGTTAATCTTGGTATTTTGCAGACATTTTGgtcttgtgaagaaaaaaaaagaatagaaagctGTAGAAACTAACCTACCCAGAAGTCAGGTGTCTGGAGTAACTTTATCTCATTTGTTTCCAATCCATGGCTTGAAGACTGTTTTAGAAGAGATGAGCAATTCAAGGTTTTGAGATTTTTATATGGACTTAGAATAACAAGGGGTACTGATCTTTACGATATGAACCCTAAAGAACCTTATTTGCCGCAATCGTCAaaactttgaagaattttttctttcagaattgtGGAGTTTGTCTTGCTGATATTAATGAGAAACTCCAATCAAGCAGACATGGCGTATCTATGAGGTCAGTCATAgagtgttcaaaaaaaaactgctgaaagGAcggcaggattttttttcaatatttgtaAAGATTTTGTTATACTTCGATGGTTCCCTTGTGGTGAATAAAATGGGAGCTCCAAAAGATTTTTGTTCCTGTGAATTTCTGCCTTTTATGGATCCTACGATGAAGGCTACTTCTgcgttttcttctcattaCAAAATCCTGGACAAACcaaaaaatttggtttttaCGAGGCTATGCCGACAAAAATTTCACCCGCGCTTAACGAACGACAAATTAATACTGAACAAGTTATATTCTAAGGGCAGCGTTTTGATAAATCGTCTCTTAGTGCCTTCTTgaacttttcattcatttctaatGAATAttgaatctgaaaaaaaagccgagACGCTCCATTCTAAAAGTTTTTTCATGCAGTTGTCGTAATCGATCATTTCAGGGATCAATGATCGACGTTCTCTGACGGCATCACTGCATCTTCTCACTCTTCAAAACGTTTTTATTACAAAACTAACGCgtgatgaagatgaagatttAAAAACACAGTAAAAAGGTAAATT
Coding sequences within it:
- a CDS encoding hypothetical protein (NECATOR_CHRIV.G14368.T1), yielding MLAQRRRWIQDGLPVSAEPGLTHDIVVSRTSVRPKACNQVTGRCKGGASESLPTNKLQMSTPRERKFSQKLMGLEACNLPMGYQNGKGLGWRSVLITLASEAAIEDLMMLAKKIKYDVIGLTET